In Streptomyces sp. SLBN-118, the following are encoded in one genomic region:
- a CDS encoding cellulose-binding protein, which produces MSDTSSPFGFELVRRGYDRGQVDDRITKLVADRDSALARITSLEKRIEELHLETQNAQAQVNDAEPSYAGLGARVEKILRLAEEEAKDLREEARRAAEQHRELAESAAQQVRNDAESFAAERKAKAEDEGVRIVEKAKSEASTLRGEAQKDAQSKREEADALFEETRAKAAQAAADFETNLAKRREQSERDLASRQAKAEKRLAEIEHRAEQLRLEAEKLRTDAERRARQTVETAQRQAEDIVADANAKADRIRSESERELAALTNRRDSINAQLTNVREMLATLTGAAVAAAGSPADDEPISRGVPAQQTR; this is translated from the coding sequence ATGAGCGACACTTCCTCCCCCTTCGGCTTCGAGCTCGTGCGGCGTGGTTACGACCGCGGTCAGGTGGATGACCGCATTACCAAGCTCGTCGCCGACCGTGACAGTGCTCTGGCCCGAATCACCTCTCTGGAAAAGCGCATCGAGGAGCTCCACCTCGAGACGCAGAACGCCCAGGCCCAGGTCAACGACGCGGAGCCGTCGTACGCCGGTCTCGGTGCGCGCGTCGAGAAGATCCTCCGCCTCGCCGAGGAGGAGGCGAAGGACCTGCGCGAGGAGGCCCGCCGCGCGGCCGAGCAGCACCGCGAGCTCGCCGAGTCCGCCGCTCAGCAGGTGCGCAACGACGCCGAGTCGTTCGCCGCCGAGCGCAAGGCCAAGGCCGAGGACGAGGGCGTCCGTATCGTCGAGAAGGCGAAGAGCGAAGCCTCGACGCTGCGCGGTGAAGCGCAGAAGGACGCGCAGTCCAAGCGCGAAGAGGCGGACGCGCTGTTCGAGGAGACCCGCGCCAAGGCCGCCCAGGCCGCCGCGGACTTCGAGACGAACCTCGCCAAGCGCCGCGAGCAGTCCGAGCGCGACCTGGCTTCGCGTCAGGCCAAGGCCGAGAAGCGCCTGGCGGAGATCGAGCACCGCGCCGAGCAGCTGCGTCTGGAGGCCGAGAAGCTGCGTACGGACGCGGAGCGCCGGGCCCGCCAGACGGTGGAGACCGCTCAACGCCAGGCCGAGGACATCGTGGCCGACGCGAACGCCAAGGCCGACCGGATCCGCAGCGAATCGGAGCGCGAGCTGGCGGCGCTCACCAACCGCCGCGACTCGATCAACGCGCAGCTGACCAACGTCCGCGAGATGCTGGCCACGCTGACCGGTGCGGCCGTCGCCGCGGCCGGCAGCCCCGCCGACGACGAGCCGATCTCCCGCGGCGTCCCGGCGCAGCAGACCCGCTGA
- the meaB gene encoding methylmalonyl Co-A mutase-associated GTPase MeaB codes for MVDVPQLVAQAREGRPRAVARLISLVEGASPQLREVMAALAPLAGGAYVVGLTGSPGVGKSTSTSALVSAYRKAGKRVGVLAVDPSSPFSGGALLGDRVRMSEHASDPGVYIRSMATRGHLGGLAWAAPQAIRVLDAAGCDVILVETVGVGQSEVEIASQADTSVVLLAPGMGDGIQAAKAGILEIGDVYVVNKADRDGADATARELNHMLGLGEARGPGDWRPPIVKTVAARGEGIDEVVEALEKHRAWMEEHDVLGERRAQRAAGEVEAIAVTALRRRIGDLHGDRRLGALAQRIVAGELDPYRAADELVAGLTE; via the coding sequence ATGGTGGACGTCCCCCAACTGGTTGCCCAGGCGAGGGAGGGCCGGCCGCGGGCCGTGGCCCGGCTGATCTCACTCGTCGAGGGGGCGTCCCCGCAGTTGCGCGAGGTGATGGCGGCGCTGGCCCCGCTCGCCGGAGGCGCGTACGTGGTGGGCCTGACGGGCTCGCCCGGCGTCGGTAAATCCACCTCCACCTCGGCGCTGGTGTCGGCCTACCGGAAGGCCGGCAAGCGGGTCGGCGTCCTGGCCGTCGACCCGTCCTCACCCTTCTCGGGCGGGGCGCTGCTCGGCGACCGGGTCCGGATGTCGGAGCATGCGTCCGACCCGGGCGTCTACATCCGCTCGATGGCAACGCGCGGGCACCTGGGCGGGCTTGCCTGGGCCGCGCCGCAGGCGATCCGCGTCCTGGACGCGGCGGGCTGCGACGTGATCCTCGTCGAGACGGTCGGGGTCGGCCAGTCGGAGGTGGAGATCGCCTCCCAGGCCGACACCTCGGTCGTGCTGCTCGCCCCCGGGATGGGCGACGGCATCCAGGCCGCGAAGGCGGGCATCCTCGAGATCGGCGATGTCTACGTCGTCAACAAGGCGGACCGGGACGGCGCCGACGCGACGGCCCGCGAGCTGAACCACATGCTGGGCCTCGGCGAGGCGCGCGGGCCCGGCGACTGGCGCCCGCCGATCGTGAAGACGGTCGCGGCGCGGGGCGAGGGCATCGACGAGGTGGTCGAGGCGCTGGAGAAGCACCGTGCGTGGATGGAGGAGCACGACGTCCTCGGCGAGCGCCGGGCGCAGCGCGCGGCGGGCGAGGTGGAGGCGATCGCGGTGACGGCGCTGCGCAGACGCATCGGGGATCTGCACGGCGACCGTCGGCTGGGGGCGCTGGCCCAGCGGATTGTGGCCGGTGAGCTGGACCCCTACCGGGCGGCCGACGAGTTGGTGGCCGGCCTCACGGAGTAG
- the mce gene encoding methylmalonyl-CoA epimerase: MLTRIDHIGIACFDLDKTVEFYRATYGFEVFHTEVNEEQGVREAMLKINETSDGGASYLQLLEPTREDSAVGKWLAKNGEGVHHIAFGTADVDGDAQSVRDKGVRVLYDEPRIGSMGSRITFLHPKDCHGVLTELVTSATEH; the protein is encoded by the coding sequence ATGCTGACGCGAATCGACCACATCGGGATCGCCTGTTTCGACCTCGACAAGACTGTTGAGTTCTACCGGGCCACCTACGGCTTCGAGGTGTTCCACACCGAGGTCAACGAAGAGCAGGGCGTGCGCGAGGCCATGCTCAAGATCAACGAGACGTCCGACGGCGGCGCCTCCTACCTCCAGCTCCTGGAGCCCACCCGCGAGGACTCCGCGGTCGGAAAGTGGCTGGCCAAGAACGGTGAGGGGGTCCACCACATCGCCTTCGGCACCGCCGACGTCGACGGTGACGCGCAGTCCGTCCGCGACAAGGGGGTGCGAGTTCTCTACGACGAGCCGCGTATCGGCTCCATGGGCTCCCGTATCACTTTTCTCCACCCCAAGGACTGCCACGGCGTGCTCACCGAACTCGTCACCTCTGCAACGGAGCACTGA
- the scy gene encoding polarized growth protein Scy encodes MRGYERQESHRADDDHLSRFEAEMDRLKTEREKAVQHAEDLGYQVEVLRAKLHEARRALASRPAYDSADIGYQAEQLLRNAQIQADQLRTDAERELREARAQTQRILQEHAEHQARLQAELHSEANQRRQRLDQELAERRQTVEAHVNENVAWAEQLRARTESQARRLLEESRAEAEQSLAAARAEATRVAEEARRRLGSEAESARSEAEAILLRARKDAERLLNAASNQAHEATSHAEQLRSSTTAESDQARQQAAELSRAAEQRIQEAEEKLREARAESEKVLAEAKDSAARQLASAESVQEQRTRTAKAEIARLVGEATTEAEAIKAEAEQALADARAEAEKLLASAAENAKTVAAEDSAAQLAKAARTAEDVLNRASEDAKATTRAAGEEAERIRREAEAEADRLRGEAAEQADQLKGAAKDDTKEYRAKTVELQEEARRLRGEAEQLRAEAVAEGERIRGEARKQAVQQIEEAARTAEELLTKARADADEMRSAATNDSQRVRTEAIERATTLRKQAEETLERTRAEAERLRAEAEEQAETVKAAADRAGEELREEAERAVAARQAEAAEELTRLHREAESRLTAAEEHLAESRGEGERIRREAAEETERLRTEAAERIRTLQEQAEQEAERLRTEAAADASATRAEAENIAVRLRSDAAGEAERLKNEAQESADRLRAEAAAAADRIGVEAAEALAAAQEEASRRRREAEEILDSARGEANQERELAREQSEELLASARKRVEEAQTEAHRLVEEADRRATEMVAAAEQTAQQVRDSVNGLQEQAEQEIVGLRSAAEHAAERTRTEAQEEADRVRADAYAERERAAEDAGRLRTRAQEETEAAGALAERTVSEAITESDRLRADAAEYAQRMRTEASNAVASAERDASRARAEAREDANRIRSDAAAQADLLIGEAASESERLRTEAAEALSGAEAASTRLRTEAEQVKAQAEAEAERLHAGIRADGEQILDEAREAADKRRSDAAAQADQLLAEATGEAERLRAEAADTVGSAQQAAERIKSEAQKVKADADRAAERMRAEAREEADRTLDEARVAAAKRRADAAEQADQLVNKAQEEALRAATEAEEQADAMVGAARKEAERLVAEGTVEGNTLVEQARTDADELLVGARRDATAIRERGEELRARVEAEIEELHERARRETSEQMKTAGERVDQLVRAATKQQAEAEAKAKELLADANSEASKVRIAAVKKAEGLLKEAGLKKAELIREAERIKTEAQSEADRLVDEGKRELDVLVRRREDIQAEISRVQDVLEALESFEAPSGGSKEGGGVKAGATAGVTRSSGKPSES; translated from the coding sequence GTGCGGGGCTACGAACGCCAGGAGAGCCACCGAGCTGACGACGACCACCTTTCGCGGTTCGAAGCCGAGATGGACCGGCTGAAGACCGAGCGGGAGAAGGCCGTCCAGCACGCCGAGGACCTCGGCTACCAGGTCGAGGTGTTGCGCGCCAAGCTCCACGAGGCTCGGCGCGCTCTCGCGTCCCGCCCTGCCTACGACAGCGCCGACATCGGCTACCAGGCGGAGCAGCTGCTCCGTAACGCCCAGATCCAGGCCGACCAGCTGCGCACGGACGCAGAGCGCGAACTGCGCGAGGCCCGCGCCCAGACCCAGCGCATCCTCCAGGAGCACGCCGAGCACCAGGCCCGTCTCCAGGCCGAGCTGCACTCCGAGGCGAACCAGCGCCGCCAGCGCCTGGACCAGGAGCTGGCCGAGCGCCGTCAGACCGTCGAGGCGCACGTCAACGAGAACGTCGCCTGGGCCGAGCAGCTGCGCGCCCGTACCGAGTCCCAGGCCCGCCGGCTGCTCGAGGAGTCCCGCGCCGAGGCAGAGCAGTCGCTTGCCGCGGCCCGCGCCGAGGCCACCCGGGTCGCCGAGGAGGCCCGCCGGCGGCTCGGCTCCGAGGCAGAGTCGGCCAGGTCCGAAGCGGAAGCGATCCTTCTGCGCGCCCGCAAGGACGCCGAACGGCTGCTGAACGCCGCGTCGAACCAGGCTCACGAAGCCACCAGCCATGCCGAACAACTGCGCTCGTCCACCACTGCCGAGTCGGACCAGGCCCGCCAGCAGGCCGCCGAACTGAGCCGCGCCGCCGAGCAGCGGATCCAGGAGGCGGAGGAGAAGCTGCGCGAGGCCCGCGCGGAGTCCGAGAAGGTGCTGGCCGAGGCCAAGGACTCGGCGGCCAGGCAACTGGCGTCCGCCGAGTCCGTCCAGGAGCAGCGCACCCGCACCGCCAAGGCGGAGATCGCCCGGCTGGTCGGTGAGGCCACCACCGAGGCCGAGGCGATCAAGGCCGAGGCCGAGCAGGCGCTCGCGGACGCCCGCGCCGAGGCGGAGAAGCTGCTCGCGTCCGCGGCCGAGAATGCCAAGACGGTCGCGGCCGAGGACTCTGCCGCGCAGCTCGCCAAGGCGGCCCGAACCGCCGAAGACGTCCTGAACAGGGCCTCCGAGGACGCCAAGGCCACCACGCGCGCGGCGGGCGAGGAGGCCGAGCGCATCCGCCGCGAGGCCGAGGCCGAGGCGGACCGCCTGCGCGGCGAGGCCGCCGAGCAGGCGGACCAGCTCAAGGGCGCGGCCAAGGACGACACCAAGGAGTACCGCGCCAAGACCGTCGAACTGCAGGAGGAGGCACGCAGGCTGCGCGGCGAGGCCGAGCAGCTGCGGGCCGAGGCCGTCGCCGAGGGCGAGCGGATCCGCGGCGAGGCCCGCAAGCAGGCCGTCCAGCAGATCGAGGAGGCGGCCCGCACCGCCGAGGAGCTGCTGACCAAGGCGCGGGCCGACGCCGACGAGATGCGTTCGGCCGCGACGAACGACAGCCAGCGCGTCCGCACCGAGGCGATCGAGCGCGCCACCACGCTGCGCAAGCAGGCCGAGGAGACGCTGGAGCGCACCCGCGCCGAGGCGGAGCGGCTGCGCGCCGAGGCCGAGGAGCAGGCGGAGACCGTCAAAGCCGCCGCCGACCGGGCCGGGGAGGAGCTGCGCGAGGAGGCGGAGCGCGCTGTCGCGGCCCGCCAGGCCGAGGCCGCGGAGGAGCTGACCCGGCTGCACAGGGAGGCCGAGTCCCGCCTCACCGCTGCCGAGGAGCATCTGGCCGAGTCCCGCGGCGAGGGCGAGCGGATCCGGCGCGAGGCCGCCGAGGAGACCGAGCGGCTGCGTACGGAAGCGGCCGAGCGGATCCGTACGCTCCAGGAACAGGCCGAGCAGGAGGCCGAACGGCTGCGCACGGAGGCCGCTGCGGACGCTTCGGCCACCCGCGCAGAGGCCGAGAACATCGCGGTACGGCTGCGCAGCGATGCCGCAGGCGAGGCCGAGCGCCTCAAGAACGAGGCGCAGGAGAGCGCCGACCGGCTGCGTGCCGAGGCCGCGGCCGCCGCCGACCGGATCGGCGTCGAGGCCGCCGAGGCGCTGGCCGCCGCCCAGGAGGAGGCGAGCCGCCGGCGCCGGGAGGCCGAGGAGATCCTCGACTCCGCGCGCGGCGAGGCGAACCAGGAGCGCGAGCTGGCCCGTGAGCAGAGCGAGGAGCTGCTCGCCTCGGCCCGTAAGCGGGTCGAGGAGGCCCAGACCGAGGCGCACCGCCTCGTCGAGGAGGCCGACCGCCGCGCCACCGAGATGGTCGCCGCGGCCGAGCAGACCGCCCAGCAGGTACGTGACTCCGTCAACGGCCTCCAGGAGCAGGCCGAGCAGGAGATCGTCGGCCTGCGCTCGGCGGCCGAGCACGCGGCCGAGCGCACCAGAACCGAGGCGCAGGAGGAGGCGGACCGGGTCCGCGCCGACGCGTATGCCGAGCGGGAGCGGGCCGCCGAGGACGCGGGCCGGCTGCGGACGAGGGCCCAGGAGGAGACCGAGGCCGCAGGCGCGCTCGCAGAGCGGACCGTTTCGGAGGCGATCACCGAGTCGGACCGGCTGCGTGCCGACGCCGCCGAGTATGCGCAGCGGATGCGTACGGAGGCGTCGAACGCCGTGGCATCGGCCGAGCGGGACGCCTCACGCGCCCGTGCCGAGGCCCGTGAGGACGCCAATCGCATCCGCTCCGACGCCGCCGCCCAGGCCGATCTGCTCATCGGCGAGGCGGCGAGCGAGAGCGAGCGGCTGCGGACGGAAGCGGCCGAGGCGCTGTCCGGCGCGGAAGCGGCCTCGACCCGGCTGCGAACCGAGGCCGAGCAGGTCAAGGCGCAGGCCGAGGCCGAGGCCGAGCGGCTGCACGCCGGCATCCGGGCCGACGGCGAGCAGATCCTGGACGAGGCCCGCGAGGCGGCCGACAAGCGCCGCTCCGACGCCGCGGCCCAGGCGGACCAGCTCCTCGCCGAGGCGACCGGGGAGGCGGAGCGGCTGCGTGCCGAGGCCGCCGACACGGTGGGCTCCGCGCAGCAGGCCGCCGAGCGCATCAAGTCCGAGGCCCAGAAGGTCAAGGCGGATGCCGACCGGGCGGCGGAGCGGATGCGCGCGGAGGCCCGCGAGGAGGCCGACCGTACGCTCGACGAGGCCCGGGTGGCGGCGGCCAAGCGCCGCGCGGATGCCGCTGAGCAGGCCGACCAGCTCGTCAACAAGGCCCAGGAGGAGGCGCTGCGCGCGGCCACCGAGGCCGAGGAGCAGGCCGACGCGATGGTGGGCGCGGCCCGCAAGGAGGCCGAGCGGCTGGTCGCCGAGGGGACGGTCGAGGGCAACACCCTGGTGGAGCAGGCCCGTACGGACGCGGACGAGCTGCTCGTCGGCGCGCGCCGGGACGCCACCGCCATAAGGGAGCGCGGCGAGGAGCTGCGGGCCCGGGTAGAGGCCGAGATCGAGGAGCTGCACGAGCGCGCCCGCCGGGAGACCTCCGAGCAGATGAAGACGGCCGGCGAGCGCGTCGACCAGCTGGTGAGGGCCGCGACCAAGCAGCAGGCCGAGGCGGAGGCGAAGGCCAAGGAGCTGCTGGCCGACGCCAATTCGGAGGCGAGCAAGGTCCGGATCGCCGCGGTCAAGAAGGCCGAGGGCCTGCTCAAGGAGGCGGGCCTGAAGAAGGCCGAGCTGATCCGCGAGGCGGAGCGGATCAAGACGGAGGCGCAGTCCGAGGCCGACCGTCTGGTGGACGAGGGCAAGCGGGAGCTCGATGTGCTGGTCCGCCGGCGCGAGGACATTCAGGCCGAGATTTCCCGTGTTCAGGATGTTCTTGAGGCGCTGGAGTCTTTCGAGGCGCCGTCCGGGGGTAGCAAGGAGGGCGGCGGCGTGAAGGCAGGTGCCACAGCTGGGGTTACACGTTCGAGTGGCAAGCCTTCCGAGAGCTAG
- a CDS encoding MarR family winged helix-turn-helix transcriptional regulator, with protein METETATRWLTDDEQCAWRTHLDVSRLLMHQLEKDLQPFGLTNNDYEILVNLSESADRRMRMSDLATATLQSKSRLSHQITRMENAGLVRRENCESDRRGLYAVLTEQGTQTMEKVAPHHVASVRKHFIDLLTSDALADLRDSLSPVAEHLRGHRGKP; from the coding sequence ATGGAGACCGAGACGGCCACACGCTGGCTGACCGATGACGAGCAGTGCGCCTGGCGCACTCACCTGGACGTCAGCCGGCTGCTGATGCACCAGCTCGAGAAGGACCTCCAGCCGTTCGGCCTGACCAACAACGACTACGAGATCCTGGTCAACCTCTCGGAGTCCGCCGACCGGCGCATGCGAATGAGCGACCTGGCCACGGCCACGCTGCAGTCCAAGAGCCGCCTCTCGCACCAGATCACCCGCATGGAGAACGCCGGTCTCGTCCGCAGGGAGAACTGCGAGTCGGACCGGCGCGGGCTGTACGCGGTACTGACCGAGCAGGGCACGCAGACCATGGAGAAGGTCGCGCCGCACCATGTCGCGTCCGTACGCAAGCACTTCATCGATCTGCTGACCTCGGACGCGCTCGCGGATCTGCGGGACTCGCTGTCGCCGGTGGCCGAGCACCTGCGCGGGCACCGGGGCAAGCCGTAG
- a CDS encoding AIM24 family protein, producing MTGPVVFDPMTLPSDDNVNAYTFCVELKGSQWFLQKGKMIAYYGRIDFNGIGHGRLDHLLRTSFHSPLHAGEWVVAEGSGKMLLADRAFDVNSYDLDNGNLTIRSGNLLAYQPTLALKQSIVPGFLTLIGTGKFVAASNGPVVFMEPPIRVDPQALVGWADCPSPCHHYDHGYMTGLMGGLRAMTGIGGASGEEHQFEFVGAGTVLLQSTEVLMAETATGAVPAQAGVPGSHPAGGAPGQHGSTPRLPGQLGDLQRRFGL from the coding sequence GTGACCGGTCCCGTCGTCTTCGACCCGATGACGTTGCCGAGCGACGACAACGTCAACGCATACACCTTCTGCGTGGAGCTCAAGGGCAGTCAGTGGTTCCTGCAGAAGGGGAAGATGATCGCCTATTACGGGCGCATCGACTTCAACGGCATCGGCCACGGCCGGCTCGACCACCTGCTGCGGACCTCTTTCCACTCGCCGCTGCACGCCGGCGAGTGGGTGGTGGCGGAGGGCAGCGGCAAGATGCTGCTCGCCGACCGTGCCTTCGACGTCAACTCCTACGACCTGGACAACGGGAACCTGACGATCCGGTCCGGGAATCTGCTCGCCTACCAGCCGACGCTGGCGCTGAAGCAGTCGATCGTGCCGGGCTTCCTCACCCTGATCGGTACGGGGAAGTTCGTGGCCGCATCCAACGGTCCCGTGGTCTTCATGGAGCCGCCGATCCGGGTGGATCCGCAGGCGCTGGTGGGCTGGGCGGACTGTCCCTCGCCCTGCCACCACTACGACCACGGCTATATGACCGGGCTGATGGGCGGTCTGCGGGCGATGACGGGGATCGGCGGGGCGTCGGGCGAGGAGCACCAGTTCGAGTTCGTCGGCGCCGGGACGGTGCTGCTGCAGTCGACCGAGGTACTGATGGCCGAGACGGCGACCGGGGCGGTGCCCGCACAGGCTGGGGTTCCCGGCTCTCACCCCGCGGGCGGAGCCCCAGGTCAACACGGGTCAACGCCTCGCCTCCCCGGTCAGCTGGGGGACCTCCAGCGTCGCTTCGGCCTGTGA
- a CDS encoding AIM24 family protein codes for MPFREVNSKMVEATVVPGQKMFSQRGAMLAYRGEVSFTPNMQGGQGGLASMIGRRVAGEATPLMTVEGNGTVMFGHGGHHIQVIQLTGETLYVEADRLLAFDGTLQQGTMFMGSQGGVMGMVRGQVTGQGLFTTTLKGHGAVAVMAHGGVIELPITPGRAVHVDPQAYVAHHGDVRNKLSTALGWRDMVGRGSGEAFQLELSGSGAVYVQASEEKL; via the coding sequence ATGCCGTTCCGCGAAGTCAACTCAAAAATGGTCGAGGCGACGGTCGTCCCGGGCCAGAAGATGTTCAGCCAGCGCGGCGCGATGCTCGCGTACCGCGGTGAGGTCTCCTTCACGCCCAACATGCAGGGCGGCCAGGGCGGACTGGCGTCGATGATCGGGCGGCGGGTCGCGGGCGAGGCGACTCCGCTGATGACCGTCGAGGGCAACGGCACGGTGATGTTCGGCCACGGCGGCCATCACATCCAGGTGATCCAGCTGACCGGCGAGACGCTGTATGTCGAGGCGGACCGGCTCCTCGCCTTCGACGGGACGCTGCAGCAGGGCACGATGTTCATGGGCTCGCAGGGCGGGGTCATGGGCATGGTGCGCGGGCAGGTCACCGGACAGGGCCTGTTCACCACGACCCTCAAGGGTCATGGCGCGGTCGCCGTCATGGCGCACGGCGGAGTGATCGAGCTCCCGATCACTCCGGGCCGGGCGGTCCATGTGGACCCGCAGGCGTATGTCGCGCACCACGGCGACGTACGCAACAAGCTCTCCACCGCGCTGGGCTGGCGCGACATGGTGGGGCGCGGCTCGGGCGAGGCCTTCCAGCTGGAGCTGAGCGGCAGTGGCGCGGTGTATGTACAGGCCTCGGAGGAGAAGCTGTGA
- a CDS encoding AIM24 family protein: MATFRLQGSKVLAVDMTGDAVKAKNGSMVAYDGQMAFKKMSGGGEGIRGMVTRRLTGEQMVMMEVKGQGTCFFADRASQINLVNLHGDKLYVEASNLLCTDAGLRTGTTFTGLRGGATGNGLFTTTVEGNGQAAIMSDGPAVVLRVTPQYPLSVDPGAYIAHQGNLRQDFQSGVSFRTFLGEGGGEAFQIRFEGDGLVYVQPSERNTIGGDV, translated from the coding sequence GCGAAGAACGGCTCGATGGTCGCCTACGACGGCCAGATGGCGTTCAAAAAGATGTCCGGCGGCGGTGAGGGCATCCGCGGGATGGTCACCCGCCGTCTCACCGGCGAGCAGATGGTGATGATGGAGGTGAAGGGGCAGGGCACCTGCTTCTTCGCCGACCGGGCCTCCCAGATCAACCTGGTGAACCTGCACGGCGACAAGCTCTATGTCGAGGCGAGCAATCTGCTCTGCACCGACGCCGGGCTGCGTACCGGGACCACCTTCACCGGGCTGCGCGGCGGCGCGACGGGCAACGGCCTGTTCACCACGACCGTCGAGGGCAACGGCCAGGCGGCGATCATGTCGGACGGCCCGGCCGTGGTACTGCGGGTGACGCCCCAGTACCCGCTCTCCGTCGACCCCGGTGCGTACATCGCGCACCAGGGCAATCTGCGGCAGGACTTCCAGTCCGGCGTGAGCTTCCGGACCTTCCTTGGCGAGGGCGGCGGCGAGGCCTTCCAGATCCGCTTCGAGGGTGACGGTCTGGTGTACGTGCAGCCGAGCGAGCGGAACACCATCGGAGGGGACGTCTGA
- a CDS encoding acetyl-CoA C-acetyltransferase: MSGTTGTTSVIVAGARTPMGRLLGSLKSFSGADLGGFAIKAALDRAGIGGDQVQYVIMGQVLQAGAGQIPARQAAVKAGIPMNVPALTVNKVCLSGLDAIALADQLIRAGEFDIVVAGGQESMTNAPHLLPKSREGFKYGAIEMLDSMAYDGLTDSFENVAMGESTEKHNTRLGIARPEQDEIAALSHQRAAAAQKNGIYEAEITPVEIPQRKGDPVIFSKDEGIRADTTAESLGKLRPAFAKDGTITAGTSSQISDGAAAVVVMSKAKAQELGLEWIAEIGAHGNVAGPDNSLQSQPSNAIRHALSKEGIGVEDLDLIEINEAFAAVAVQSMKDLGVSPEKVNVNGGAIALGHPIGMSGARVVLHLALELKRRGGGVGAAALCGGGGQGDALIVRVPGNGK; encoded by the coding sequence ATGTCAGGAACGACCGGTACCACCTCAGTGATCGTCGCGGGCGCCCGTACGCCCATGGGACGCCTGCTCGGCTCGCTCAAGTCCTTCTCCGGCGCCGATCTCGGCGGCTTCGCCATCAAGGCGGCGCTGGACCGGGCGGGCATCGGCGGTGATCAGGTGCAGTACGTGATCATGGGCCAGGTCCTGCAGGCCGGGGCCGGCCAGATCCCGGCGCGCCAGGCCGCCGTCAAGGCGGGCATCCCGATGAACGTGCCCGCGCTCACCGTCAACAAGGTCTGTCTCTCGGGCCTCGACGCCATCGCGCTGGCCGACCAGCTGATCCGTGCCGGCGAGTTCGACATCGTCGTCGCCGGCGGCCAGGAGTCGATGACCAACGCGCCGCATCTGCTGCCGAAGTCCCGCGAGGGCTTCAAGTACGGCGCGATCGAGATGCTCGACTCGATGGCGTACGACGGACTCACCGACTCCTTCGAGAACGTCGCCATGGGCGAGTCCACGGAGAAGCACAACACCCGGCTCGGCATCGCCCGCCCCGAGCAGGACGAGATCGCCGCGCTCTCCCACCAGCGGGCGGCGGCCGCGCAGAAGAACGGCATCTACGAGGCCGAGATCACGCCCGTCGAGATCCCGCAGCGCAAGGGCGACCCCGTCATCTTCAGCAAGGACGAGGGCATCCGCGCCGACACCACGGCCGAGTCGCTGGGCAAGCTGCGCCCCGCCTTCGCCAAGGACGGCACCATCACCGCCGGTACGTCCTCGCAGATCTCCGACGGCGCCGCGGCGGTCGTGGTGATGAGCAAGGCCAAGGCCCAGGAGCTGGGCCTGGAGTGGATCGCGGAGATCGGCGCGCACGGAAACGTCGCCGGGCCCGACAACTCCCTCCAGTCGCAGCCGTCCAACGCCATCCGGCACGCGCTGAGCAAGGAGGGCATCGGCGTCGAGGACCTCGACCTCATCGAGATCAACGAGGCATTCGCCGCGGTCGCCGTGCAGTCAATGAAGGATCTCGGGGTATCCCCGGAAAAGGTGAATGTCAACGGCGGTGCGATCGCGCTCGGCCACCCCATCGGCATGTCCGGCGCGCGGGTGGTCCTCCACCTGGCGCTGGAGCTCAAGCGCCGGGGCGGCGGCGTGGGTGCGGCCGCGCTGTGCGGCGGCGGCGGACAGGGTGACGCGCTGATCGTCCGCGTCCCGGGCAACGGCAAGTAA